The genomic interval GGGCCACCGGATCACCGCCCGGCTGCTGGCCCGCTGGGCCCGGCGGCTGACGGCCGTGGAGATCCACCCCGGAGCGGTCCTGGGCCGCCGGGTGTTCATCGACCACGGGGCCGCCGTCGTCATCGGCGAGACCTGCACGATCGGTGACGACGTGACGCTCTACCACCAGGTCACGCTCGGCGCGGTCGGCTGGTGGAGCGACAACCGGCGGCCGGAGGGCGCGCGCCGGCACCCGGTCGTCGGCCGCAACGTCGTCCTGGGCACCAACGCCACCGTCCTGGGCCCGGTGACCGTCGGGGACGACGCCGTCATCGGCGCGCAGGCCCTGGTCAACAAGGACGTGCCCGAGGGGGCGCGGATGCTGGCGGCGACCGCCTCCGGGACCGCGCCGGCCCCCGCCGAGGACGTCTTCGCCACCATCGCCTCGGCCGGTTCCTGGTGAGTGGTCCCCTCCGCGCACAGCACCCGTCCCCGCCGCCCGCCCGTCCAGATGAGGAATGACGCCATGCGCACCCTGGAATCCCCCGTCCCCGGCACCCTGCCGGCCCGTCCGCCCGTCGCCGACGGCATCGACGACCTGGTCGGAGCCACCCCGCTGGTCCGGCTGCGGCTCGAAGGCCTCGCGCCGGGCGCCGAGGTCCTGGCCAAGCTGGAGGCGGCCAACCCGATGTCGTCCAGCAAGGACCGGGCGGCCCTGTACATGCTCAGGGCGGCCGAGGAGCGAGGCGAACTGCCGCCGGGCGGCACGATCGTGGAGGCCACCTCCGGCAACACCGGGATCTCGCTGGCCGCGCTGGCCGCCGCCCGCGGCTACCGCTGTGTGATCGTGCTGCCCGACAACGCGACCACCGAGCGGGTCCGGCTCCTGCGGGCGCTGGGCGCCGAGGTGGTCCGCACCCCCGCCGACCTGGGCTATCCGGGGGCCATCGAGAAGGCCCAGGAGATCCACGCGGCCTCCCCGGGCTCCTGGTTCCCCTGCCAGCACGAGAACCAGGACAACGTCGAGGCCCACTACGCCACCACGGGCCCGGAGATCACGGCGGCCCTCACCGCGACGGGGCGCCGTGCCGCCGCCCTCGTGTGCGCGGTGGGCACCGGCGGCACCCTCACCGGCGTCGCCCGCCACCTGCGCGAGCAGGACGCGTCCGTGCGGATCGTCGCCGTCGAGCCGACGGGTTCCCCCCTGCTGTCCCGCGGGCACGCGGGCCGGCACCGCATCCCGGGCCTCAACGGCGGTTTCGTCGCGCCGACCACCGACGTCTCCCTGATCGACGAGGTGATCGCCGTCTCCGACGACGACGCGCTGGACACGGCCCGCCGGCTCGGTTCGGGAGCGGGACTGTTCGTGGGCGTCTCCTCCGGCGCCGCCGTCCACGCGGCGCGGCTGCTGGCCGCCCGGCCCGAGTACCGGGACCGGACCGTCGTCACCGTCCTGCCGGACACCGGCGAGCGCTACCTCAGCATGTGGGACGTGACCTCATGACGCTCCTGGCGGCCAGTCTGCAGAGGTTCGGCGAGGCCTTCAAGGTCCGCATCGGCGAGACGACGACCACGCGGTTCATCGCGGTCGCCGCGACCACCGGCGGCAGGCTCGGCGTGTTCCACCACCACATGCTGCCCGGTGCCGCCGGCGCCTCGCCGCACTACCACACCAAGATCGCCGAGTCGTTCTACATCCTCTCCGGCGAGGTCTCCGTGCACGACGGGACCGCCTGGCGCACGGCCCGCACCGGGGACTTCCTGCACGTCCCGGAGAACGCCGTGCACGGCTTCCGCAACGACAGCGACGCCCCGGCGGAGATGCTCATCATCTTCACCCCGGCCGAGAGCCGCGAGGGCTTCTTCACCGGCCTGGGCGAGCTGCTGGCCGACGGGAACACCCCGACCCGGGCCGAGCTGACGGCGCTCATGGAGAAGTACGACCAGTTCGAGGTCGACGAGCCCTGACCGCGCCCCACCCCCGTACCGACCGTCCCCTTCCCTTCGACACCCCTGGGAGCACATCGACATGCATCCTCTCAACTGGGCCCGTTTCGGGCTGCTGGCCGCCCTGTGGGGGTGCAGCTTCGCCTTCATCAAGGTGTCGCTGGACGCCTTCGCCCCCCTCCAGCTCGCCTTCGGCCGGCTCCTCGTGGGCGCGCTCGTCGTCGCGGTGATCCTCGCCGTGACCAAGGGCGGCATTCCGGACCGCGCGGCCTGGGGCCACATCGTGGTCGCCTCCGTCTTCGGCAACGTCGTGCCGTTCACCCTCTTCGCCGTGGGCGAGCAGCACACCACCTCCACCGTCGCCGGCGTCATCCAGGGCGCCACGCCACTGGTCACCCTGGGCCTCGCGGCCCTGGCCATCAGCACGGAGAAGCCGACGGCCCGCAAGGTCACCGGGCTGGTCGTCGGCTTCCTCGGCCTGGTCGTGGTGGTCGGGCCCTGGCGGGCCGAGGGCTTCGGTTCCGTGGGCGGCCAGCTGGCCTGCGTCGGAGCCGCCGTCAGCTACGCCGTCAGCTTCGTCTACGTCCGCCGCTTCATCGCCCCGTACAAGATCCCGGCGCTGGCCGTGACCGCGGGGCAGCTCACCTCCGCCATGGTCATCACCGGTCTGGTCACCACGTTCGGCATCGGCTGGGACCTTCCGGGCGAGCTGACGGTGAAGCCGCTGCTGTCGCTGATCGTGCTCGGGGGCGCCTCCACGGGCATCGCCTTCGTGCTGATGAACCGGCTCATCGCGGACGCGGGACCGACCACCGCCTCGGGCGTGAACTACCTCGTCCCGGTCTTCTCCGTGGTCGTCGGCGCGGTCGCCCTGCAGGAGGCCGTCACCTGGAACGTGCCGGTGGGCGGGGCCGTGGTCATCGCCTCGCTCGCCCTGGCGGAGGGACGCGTGCTGCGCCGCACCCAGGCGCCGCCCGCCCCCGCGGCCACCCCGGCGCGGACGGCCGTCGCCCAGAAGACCGGCTGAGCCGGCACCGTCCCACGGGGTCCGCGACAGGACGCGGCCCCCGGCACGGCGCGGCGCGCCCCGTCCACGCGGGGCGTGCCGCGCCGTGCGGTCGAGGGGCCGGGAGCGGAACATCCGCTCCCGGCCCCTTCCTCATGCGGCACCGGTGCCGTTCCCGCGCCCTCCCCCGGGCCGGGAGCGGCCCGGGACACGACCGGGAATCCGCCGCGCGAACCTTGCACAGCAGTGCGAGAGAGCGACGGCGGACCCGTCGCACCACGCTCCCGGTCACCACCGCGGAGACGGCCCGCGGCCCCTCCGCAGCGCCCCGACGGCCGGGCGTCACGTCACCACCGCACCACCGCACCGAGCGGGTCCGGCCCCTCACCCGGCGCCGGACGGACCGGGTGCGCCGCGACGTCACCGCGTCACGGCGGCGAGCGGACCCCGCGACGCCGCGGGCCGCACTCGACGCGTCCCCGGCGGCAGTCCGCCGCCGCGGACCCGCGTGACCGCACACCGGGTCCCGCCGGCTCCGCCCCGTTCCTCTCCCCTCCACCGGCAGTCCGGTGCCACCGCACCGGCCTTCGAACAGGAAGCAGCCACCGGCATGTCCCCATCCACCGCAGCCACCGCACTGGGCGACGCCCGCATCATCACCGCGGCCGAGCTGGAGTTCCGTCCCGTCGCCGACCCCACCGCCCGCACCACCGTGGCGACGCCCGTCAGCCCGGCCGCGGGCGCCACCCACGTCACCCTCCACGTCGTCCGCGTCGCCGCCGGCGAGTCCTTCGTTCCCGACGACAGCGCCGCCGAGGAGAACACCGCCGTCGTCTTCGCGGGGTCCGGAACGGCCGACGTCGGCGGCGACAGCCGTCCCGTCGAGCGCGGTTCCGCCGCCTACGCCCCCACCGGCCGCGCCCTGACGCTCACGGCCGGCGCGGAGGGGCTGACGGCGTACGTCTGGCGCACCCCGCTCGCGGGCGCCGTCAACGGCGCCGACCCGACGCTGCACTCCTCCCTGTGGGACGAGACCACCCAGCTGCGCGGCTTCGGCGGCACCGGCCAGGTCGGCGCCGCCGAGCAGCGCGCCACCATGAACTTCGTCTTCTGGCCCGGCACCGGCAGCGGCCGGCTGTGCCTGCACTGCGGCATCCAGCAGCCCGGCGAGACCTTCAACGTCCACCTCCACCCCGACAGCGACGAGGCGTTCATCGCCTTCGAGGGCGTCGGCCAGATGTACCTGCGCGACCGCTGGATCGACGTCGCGGCGGGCGACGTCCTGTACGCCGCCCCCGGCGTCCTGCACGGGGCGCGCAACCCGCACACCGGCCCCACCGCCCGCCGCTTCGTGACCTGCGGCGGTCCCAGCCCTTCCGATCCGGCGCTCTACTCGGCCGCCGGCCACTCCTCCCAGGTCAGGTGAGCACGACATGTGCCGCATCTACGGAACCTTCAACGTCCGCTCCGAAGAGGCCGAACTGCGCCGCGTCTCCGATCTGATGCACCACGGGGGCCCCGACGCGCAGAGCTTCGCCCACCGGGCCGACTGGGCACTCGGCAACAACCGCCTGTCGATCATGGACCCCGAGGGCGGGGCCCAGCCCTACCGCCTGGGCCGCGTCACCGTGGTCTTCAACGGGGAGATCTACAACCACCAGGAGCTGCGCGAGCGCCTCACCGGGCTCGGCTTCCACTTCGACGACCACTGCGACGGATCGATCCTGCCGGCGCTGTACACCACCTACGGCGAGCGGTTCCCCGAGCACCTCGACGGCATGTACTCGGTCGCCGTCATGGACCTGCGCTCCGTTCCCCGCATGGTCCTGGCCACGGACGACGCGGGCATGAAGCCGCTGTACTACCACTGGGAGGGCAACGCCGGACGGCTGCACTTCGCCTCCGAGCTGCCCGCCCTGCTCGGCTTCGCCGGGGTGCCCGCCGAGGAGGACGAGACGGGCCTGGACGCCTACCTCACCTCCAAGACCCCCTTCGGCGACCGGACCATGTTCCGCGGCGTCAGGGTCCTGCCGCCCGCCGCCACCGTCGTCGTCGACCACCGCGACGGGCTGCGGATCAAGCACCGGCCCATGGCCCACGAACAGGGCCTGCGCCCCGCCGCCGGCCGCACGCTGGAGGAGTCCGGCACACAGCTGCGCGACCTGCTGTCGCGCGAGGTGTCCCGGCTGCTGGTGGCGGACGCCCCCGTCGCCGCCGTCACCTCGGGCGGCCTCGACTCCAGCCTGGTCACCGCGCTCGCGGCACAGGCCTTCCGCGCCTCCGAGGGCGCCGGCTCCCTGCACACCTTCAACGTCGCCTACACCGGCACCTGGCCCAGCGACGAACGCGCCTACGCCGCCGAGGTCGCGCGCAGCGTCGGCGCCCGCCACCACCAGGTCGAGATCGACCCGGCCACCTTCCCCGACCTGATGACCGACGTCGTACGGCACCTGGGGCAGCCCAACGCCGACCCCATCACCCTCTCGACGTTCTCCCTCTTCCGCGCCGTGCGCGACGCCGGGTTCAAGGTCGCGCTCACCGGCGACGCGGCCGACGAACTCTTCGGCGGCTACAGCCGGATGACCCAGGCGGTCGCCGCCGCCCACGGGGAGGACTGGGCCGGGGCCTATCTCGACCACCTCGCCGCCGTGCCGCGGGCGCTGCGCGAGAGCCTCTACACCGACGAGTACGCCGCCTCCGTGCGGACGGCGGAGCCGGCCGTGCCGGCCGACGTCCCGCAGACCCTGCGCCTGGACCTCGGCACCCGTCTGCGGCGCATCACCGCGGTGGAGCAGCGCTACCGCCTTCCCGCCTACCACCTGCGCCGCGTCGACCACCTGTCGATGGCGAGCTCGGTGGAGGTGCGACTCCCGTTCTGCCAGCCGTCGGTCACGCGCTTCGCCGCCACCCTGTCCGACAGCCACAAGCTGGTTCCCGGGCAGGGCGTGAAGAGGGCCCTCTACCGCGCCGCCGAGGGGCTCGTCCCGCGCAGCGTCCTGGAGCGGCCCAAGCAGCCCTTCACGCTCCCGATCACCGCGATGCTCGTTCCCGGCCAGCGGCTGTGGACGCTGGCGCAGGACGCCCTGGACCCCGCGACGCTCCGCGCCGACGGCCGCATCCGGCCCGAGCGGGTCGCGGCGCTCTTCGCCGAGCAGGCCGCACGCCCCGACGACACCGTCGCCCTGGCCCTGTGGTCGCTGATGTCCCACCAGCTGTGGCGCCAGGAGTTCTTCGGCGCCGCGGGCGCCCGGCTCCCCCTGACGGCTGCGGCCCCGGTCCTGCAGGAGGCGGCATGACCATCAGCCTGGCCAGGGCCCACGGCACGCCCTGCCCCACCGCCGTCCTGGACGCACGCGCCCTGCCCGACACCGAGCCCGAACTGCTCGCCCGGCTCTCCGCGCTGCGGGAGACCCTCAGCGCGCACGGGGCCGGCGACGTCCTGAAGAACGCGCTCGTCCAGCCGTCCCGGCACCCGCTGTTCGACCTGGACTACCGGTTCGTGCAGTCCCTGCCCGACAGCCTCGACAGCTTCGACCTGCGCGGCTCCTGCGGCCACTCCATCCTGGCCGCGGTGGAGGTCGCCGCCCGCACCGGCATGATCCAGCCGCTCGTGCCCGGCTGCCGGGTCCGGGTCAACGTGCTCAACAACGGCGACAACGTCGTGTGCGAGACCGAGGAGACCTCCGAAGGGGGCACCCGCTTCACCGCCCACTTCCTGTGCTCACCGCCCCGGCCGGTGCAGGAGCTGCTCCTGACCGGCGCGCCGGTCGTCGGCATCCACTTCGAGGGGCGGGTCGTGCCCGTCTCCCTGGTGTCCATGGGCAACCCGTACATCTTCGTGCACGCCGCGGAGCTCGGCGCTCCCACCGTCGACGCGCTCTTCGCCGACGACCCCGCCCTCTTCGAGAGGATGACCCGGCTGCGCCACGCGGTCTGCGTGGCGCGGGGCTGGGACACCGCCGGGGCCTTCCCCAAGGTCGCCGCCCTGCTTCCGGACGCCGAGGGCACCCTCGCCGTCCGCGCGGTCTCCGTGCCGTCCTGGCACCCCACGGTGGCGCTCACCGGCGCCACCTGCCTGGCGGCGGCCGCCGCGGTCGAGGGGACCGTGCCCCACCTGCTGGCCGGTGAGACCGGGCTGCCGGAGGGCGGCACGCTCGCCCTGCGCACACCGGGCGCCACGATCCGCGTCTCGGCCCGTACGAAGGGCGACCGGCGGAACCGCGAGCTGGCCTGGATCTCCGTCGCGGAGAAACAGGTCGACTACCGAGGAGAGATCGTTCCCGTCCCTGTTCCCGAGGAGTTGGCATGGCTTCCGCTGACAGCCTGACCCTGCCCGACGCACCGCTGTTCCCCCGGAGGACGCCCGTGATGCCGGCCCGCGGGCTGACCGCGCCGGTGCGCGAACGCCTCGCCGCGTGCGCGCGAGCCGCCGACGCCGGCGGTGAGCCCGACCTGGAGGCCGTGGCCCTGCTGCGCGACAGCGGACTGCTCGGCCTGGCCCTGCCCTACGAGTACGGGGGCGCGGGCACCGACGCGGAGGGGCTGAACGCGGCGGTCGAGCAGGTGGCCCGCGTCAACGCCTCCGCCGCCATCATGCTCTTCCAGCACTACGCGGTCAGCCGGCGCGTCCTGGAGCACGGTGACGCGGCCCTGCGGCAGCGGCTGCTGCCGCGGCTCGCGCACGGCGACTGGCTCGCCGCCTCCGCGTGGAGCGAGACCGGCGCGGGCGCGAACAAGAAGCAGCTGTCCACGACGGCCCGCCGCACCCCCGACGGCGGCTGGGTCCTCGACGGCGCCAAGTCCTTCACCACCAGCGCCGGGGTGGCGGACGTCTACCTGGTGCTGGCCCGGACGGAGTCCGCCGCGCCGGACGCCGCCCCCGAGACCGGATACGGCGCCGCCGGGCAGACGTTCTTCCTGGTCCAGGCCGACAACCCGGGTCTGGAACCGGACACTTCGCTGCGGCTGACCGGCATGCGCGGCTCGGCGACCGGTTTCGTCTCCTTGCACGACTGCCACGTCCCCGACACCGCCCGCCTCGGCCCGGTGGGCGCCGCCGCCTCCATCATCGCCGGCGTCCGCGACAGCGGCGCCACCCTCGGCGCCGTCGCCGTGGGCCTGGCCCAGGCCGCGCTCGACCTCGCCCACGCGCACGCCGAGCGGCGCGGCCTGCTGGTCCAGCAGGCCGTCCGGCACCGGCTGGTGGACCTCTCCACCGAGGTCGAGGCCGCCCGTGCCGTCGTCGAACGCGCCGGACGGCGCAGCGCCGCCGACCCCGGCATGGCGACGCTGCACTCCAAGCTCTTCGCCTCCGCCGCGGCCGACCGGGTCGTCGCCGCCGTCGAGCAGATGCTCGGTTCGGCCGGCTACGTCGCCGCGCACGAGATCAACCGCTACGGACGCGACGTCCGCGCCGTCGCGCTGATGGGCCCGACCAACGACCTCTGCAAGGAACTGGTGAGCCTGACATGGAACAGCTGACCGACACACCCGCCGACCTGATCGTCGAAGGCGGCCGCCTCGTCACCCCCGACGGCGTCCGCGAAGGAGCCGTCGTGATCCGCGACGGCCGCGTGGCCGGCCTGCCCGCCCCCGGCGAGCCGCTGCCCGCCGGCCCGCGCCTGGACGCCCGGGGCCGTTACGTGCTCCCCGGCCTCATCGACTCCCACGTCCACTTCCGCGTCCCCGGCCTGGAGTACAAGGAGGACTGGGAGCACGGCAGCCGGGCCGCCCTCGTCGGGGGCGTGACCACCGTGCTCGACATGCCCAACACCCGCCCGCCGTCCCTGGACGAGGCCGCCCTGCTGGACAAGGCCGACCTGATAGCCGGCCGTTCCTGGGTCGACCACCGCTTCCACCTGGGGGCCGACCCCGACCGCCCCGAGCTCCTGGCTGACGTGGACCCGCGCGTCGCGACCTCCGCGAAGGTCTTCATGGCCGGCCACCACACCGCGCCGGTCGTCTTCCGCGACGGCGAGCAGTTGCGCCGGGCCTTCGCCGCCGCGGCCCGCGGTGGCGTGCGGCTGGTCCTGCACGCCGAGGACCAGCACGTCTTCGACCTCCTCGACGCGGGTTCGGGCCTGGGCCGGCCGGACTCCTACGGCCAGTACGAGCCGCACCGGCCGCGCTCCGGCGGCATCGTCGCCGTGGCCCGGGTGGTGCGCCTGGTGCGCGAGTACGGCACGAAGGCGCACATCCTCCACGTGTCCTCGGCGGAGGAGGCCGACCTGCTCTCGGCGGCGGCCGCGGAAGGGCTGCCCCTCACCTTCGAGGTGACCGGCCACCACCTGTCGTTCACCCATGACGACACCACCCGGCGCGGCCCGCGCACCCGGCTCTCGCCGGCCATCCGGGACAGCCGTGACCAGCGGCGCCTGTGGCGGGCGGTGCTGGAGGGCGAGGCCGCCACCATCGGCAGCGACCACGCTCCGCACACGGTGGAGGAGAAGAACCGCCCGCCGGCCGAGGCGCCGCCCGGACTGCCCGGCGTGCAGGAGCTGGCCACGGCCGTGTGGACCGGTCTGCGGATGCGGGACACCGCGCCGGACGAGGCGGCCGCCCACCTCGCCCGGCTCATGGGGGACGGGCCCGCCCGGCTCTTCGACCTGCCCGGCAAGGGACGCCTGGTGCCGGGCGCGGACGCCGACCTGGCCCTGCTGGACCCGGACGAGCGCTGGCAGTTCTCGGCGCGCGACGTCCGGTCGCTGTGCGGCTGGTCGGCGTACGAGGGCTGGACGTTCACCGGCCGCTTCACCACCACGCTGAAGGACGGCCGGGTCGTCTGGGACCTGCGCGAGGGGTTCACCGGCAGGCCCTCGGGGCGCTGGCTGCGGGGCGCCGCCCGTCCGCTGGAGGCGGCCCGGTGACCGGGACCCTGCTCGCCGGCCGGCCGGCCCACGGCACGGCGCGGGAGGTGGCCGAGGCGTTCCGCGCGGCGATGTCGGCCATGGCCGCTCCCGTCACCCTCGTCACCTGCTACGACGACCAGGGCGCGGCACGCGGTCTGACGGCCAGCGCCGTGGCCTCCCTGTCCCTGGACCCGCCGCTGTTCCTCGTCTGCCTGGACCGGCGCTCCCGTACGCACGACGCCCTGACCGGCGCCGACGCCTTCACCGTCCACCTCCTGGCGCCGGGCGACGAGCACCTCGTCGCCGGCTTCACCCGGCCGCTGGAGGAACGCTTCGACGGCATGGCACTGGCGGCGGACCCCCATCCGGCGCCGGTGCTGCGCGACGCGGCGCTGACCCTGCGCTGTCTGCGCCACGACCTGCTGGAAGGAGGTGACCACACGATCCTCGTGGGCCGGGTCGCCGGCGTCGACGGCGACCCGGGCCGGGCGGGCGGCCTGCTCTGGCACCGGCGGGGCTTCGCGCACGCGCGCCGCCCGTGATCCGCCCGCTCCCGCGCGCCGCGGAGCCGTCCCGCCCGGTGCCGACGACCGGCTGCGGCGCGTTCCACCGCACGGCCCGGCCCCGGGACGGCACGGCGGGGCAGGGCATCGCCGTGAGCACGACGCCCACGGACCGCACCTCCGTGGGCGTCGGCTCCGCCGCCCCGCCCCGCCCCGGCGTCACCTGATCAGAACGGACGACATCGAACTGCGCCGAAGCCCTGCGCGTCCGTTCACCACAGGCGAGCATTAAGGTGCGATCCGAAGGATGTACACATCCGTCCGCATACCGGAGCGGCAGGCTCAGGACACGTGCAGCGCACGGGAAGGGAACGAAGCCGTGCATGGCGAGTACAAGGTGCCCGGCGGCAAGCTGGTCGTCGTGGATCTGGATGTCGAGGACGGTGTCCTGCGCAACGTACGGGTCGCCGGGGACTTCTTCCTGGAGCCGGACGAAGCGATCCTCGCGATCAACGCGGCCCTTGAGGGGTCGTCCTCGTCGACGGACGCCGCAGGGCTGGCCGCCCGGATCACGGCGGCGCTGCCGGAGTCGACCGTGATGTTCGGGCTGACGGCAGAGGGCGTCGGCATCGCCGTGCGGCGCGCTCTGGCCCACGCGACCGAGTGGAGCGACTACGACTGGCAGCTGGTGCACGGGGAGCCGCAGGCGCCGGCCCTGCACATGGCGCTGGACGAGGTGATCACCGCCGAGGTGGCCGCCGGGCGGCGAGCCCCGACCCTGCGGGTGTGGGAGTGGGCCTCGCCCGCCGTGGTGATCGGCAGCTTCCAGTCCCTGCGGAACGAGGTGGACCCCGAAGGGGCCGCGAAGCACGGGATGACCGTGGTCCGCCGCATTTCCGGCGGTGGGGCCATGTTCGTGGAGCCCATGAGCACGATCACGTACTCCCTGTCCGTGCCGGAGTCCCTGGTCTCGGGCCTCTCCTTCGCGGACAGCTACGCCTACCTCGACGACTGGGTGCTCGGTGCGCTCGGCGACATGGGCATCAAGGCCTGGTACCAGCCCCTGAACGACATCGCCACCGAGGCCGGCAAGATCGCCGGTGCGGCCCAGAAGCGCGTGGTGGGCCCCGAGGGCGGTCCTGGAGCCGTCCTCCACCACGTGACGATGTCCTACGACATCGACGCCGACAAGATGCTCGAGGTGCTGCGCATCGGCAAGGAGAAGATGTCCGACAAGGGCACCAGGAGCGCAAAGAAGCGTGTCGACCCGCTCCGCCGGCAGACGGGCCTCGCGCGGGAGCAGGTCATCGAGAACATGATCGCCTCCTTCCGCAACCGCTACGGGCTGACCACCGGCGAGGTCACGGCGGAGGAGATGGCCCGCGCGGAGGAACTGGTGCGGACGAAGTTCGCGACCGAGGAGTGGACCGCACGCGTGCCGTGAACGCCGTGCCCCGCCGGGTGCCGCCTCGCACACGGCAGGGCACG from Streptomyces sp. DH-12 carries:
- the epsC gene encoding serine O-acetyltransferase EpsC; the encoded protein is MREDLDVVVARDPSVRNRPEAALHPALTALWTHRVAHRLHTAGHRITARLLARWARRLTAVEIHPGAVLGRRVFIDHGAAVVIGETCTIGDDVTLYHQVTLGAVGWWSDNRRPEGARRHPVVGRNVVLGTNATVLGPVTVGDDAVIGAQALVNKDVPEGARMLAATASGTAPAPAEDVFATIASAGSW
- a CDS encoding cysteine synthase family protein codes for the protein MRTLESPVPGTLPARPPVADGIDDLVGATPLVRLRLEGLAPGAEVLAKLEAANPMSSSKDRAALYMLRAAEERGELPPGGTIVEATSGNTGISLAALAAARGYRCVIVLPDNATTERVRLLRALGAEVVRTPADLGYPGAIEKAQEIHAASPGSWFPCQHENQDNVEAHYATTGPEITAALTATGRRAAALVCAVGTGGTLTGVARHLREQDASVRIVAVEPTGSPLLSRGHAGRHRIPGLNGGFVAPTTDVSLIDEVIAVSDDDALDTARRLGSGAGLFVGVSSGAAVHAARLLAARPEYRDRTVVTVLPDTGERYLSMWDVTS
- a CDS encoding cupin domain-containing protein, translated to MTLLAASLQRFGEAFKVRIGETTTTRFIAVAATTGGRLGVFHHHMLPGAAGASPHYHTKIAESFYILSGEVSVHDGTAWRTARTGDFLHVPENAVHGFRNDSDAPAEMLIIFTPAESREGFFTGLGELLADGNTPTRAELTALMEKYDQFEVDEP
- a CDS encoding DMT family transporter, which produces MHPLNWARFGLLAALWGCSFAFIKVSLDAFAPLQLAFGRLLVGALVVAVILAVTKGGIPDRAAWGHIVVASVFGNVVPFTLFAVGEQHTTSTVAGVIQGATPLVTLGLAALAISTEKPTARKVTGLVVGFLGLVVVVGPWRAEGFGSVGGQLACVGAAVSYAVSFVYVRRFIAPYKIPALAVTAGQLTSAMVITGLVTTFGIGWDLPGELTVKPLLSLIVLGGASTGIAFVLMNRLIADAGPTTASGVNYLVPVFSVVVGAVALQEAVTWNVPVGGAVVIASLALAEGRVLRRTQAPPAPAATPARTAVAQKTG
- a CDS encoding cupin domain-containing protein, encoding MSPSTAATALGDARIITAAELEFRPVADPTARTTVATPVSPAAGATHVTLHVVRVAAGESFVPDDSAAEENTAVVFAGSGTADVGGDSRPVERGSAAYAPTGRALTLTAGAEGLTAYVWRTPLAGAVNGADPTLHSSLWDETTQLRGFGGTGQVGAAEQRATMNFVFWPGTGSGRLCLHCGIQQPGETFNVHLHPDSDEAFIAFEGVGQMYLRDRWIDVAAGDVLYAAPGVLHGARNPHTGPTARRFVTCGGPSPSDPALYSAAGHSSQVR
- the asnB gene encoding asparagine synthase (glutamine-hydrolyzing), which gives rise to MCRIYGTFNVRSEEAELRRVSDLMHHGGPDAQSFAHRADWALGNNRLSIMDPEGGAQPYRLGRVTVVFNGEIYNHQELRERLTGLGFHFDDHCDGSILPALYTTYGERFPEHLDGMYSVAVMDLRSVPRMVLATDDAGMKPLYYHWEGNAGRLHFASELPALLGFAGVPAEEDETGLDAYLTSKTPFGDRTMFRGVRVLPPAATVVVDHRDGLRIKHRPMAHEQGLRPAAGRTLEESGTQLRDLLSREVSRLLVADAPVAAVTSGGLDSSLVTALAAQAFRASEGAGSLHTFNVAYTGTWPSDERAYAAEVARSVGARHHQVEIDPATFPDLMTDVVRHLGQPNADPITLSTFSLFRAVRDAGFKVALTGDAADELFGGYSRMTQAVAAAHGEDWAGAYLDHLAAVPRALRESLYTDEYAASVRTAEPAVPADVPQTLRLDLGTRLRRITAVEQRYRLPAYHLRRVDHLSMASSVEVRLPFCQPSVTRFAATLSDSHKLVPGQGVKRALYRAAEGLVPRSVLERPKQPFTLPITAMLVPGQRLWTLAQDALDPATLRADGRIRPERVAALFAEQAARPDDTVALALWSLMSHQLWRQEFFGAAGARLPLTAAAPVLQEAA
- a CDS encoding PrpF domain-containing protein, producing the protein MTISLARAHGTPCPTAVLDARALPDTEPELLARLSALRETLSAHGAGDVLKNALVQPSRHPLFDLDYRFVQSLPDSLDSFDLRGSCGHSILAAVEVAARTGMIQPLVPGCRVRVNVLNNGDNVVCETEETSEGGTRFTAHFLCSPPRPVQELLLTGAPVVGIHFEGRVVPVSLVSMGNPYIFVHAAELGAPTVDALFADDPALFERMTRLRHAVCVARGWDTAGAFPKVAALLPDAEGTLAVRAVSVPSWHPTVALTGATCLAAAAAVEGTVPHLLAGETGLPEGGTLALRTPGATIRVSARTKGDRRNRELAWISVAEKQVDYRGEIVPVPVPEELAWLPLTA
- a CDS encoding acyl-CoA dehydrogenase family protein, producing MPARGLTAPVRERLAACARAADAGGEPDLEAVALLRDSGLLGLALPYEYGGAGTDAEGLNAAVEQVARVNASAAIMLFQHYAVSRRVLEHGDAALRQRLLPRLAHGDWLAASAWSETGAGANKKQLSTTARRTPDGGWVLDGAKSFTTSAGVADVYLVLARTESAAPDAAPETGYGAAGQTFFLVQADNPGLEPDTSLRLTGMRGSATGFVSLHDCHVPDTARLGPVGAAASIIAGVRDSGATLGAVAVGLAQAALDLAHAHAERRGLLVQQAVRHRLVDLSTEVEAARAVVERAGRRSAADPGMATLHSKLFASAAADRVVAAVEQMLGSAGYVAAHEINRYGRDVRAVALMGPTNDLCKELVSLTWNS
- a CDS encoding dihydroorotase family protein gives rise to the protein MEQLTDTPADLIVEGGRLVTPDGVREGAVVIRDGRVAGLPAPGEPLPAGPRLDARGRYVLPGLIDSHVHFRVPGLEYKEDWEHGSRAALVGGVTTVLDMPNTRPPSLDEAALLDKADLIAGRSWVDHRFHLGADPDRPELLADVDPRVATSAKVFMAGHHTAPVVFRDGEQLRRAFAAAARGGVRLVLHAEDQHVFDLLDAGSGLGRPDSYGQYEPHRPRSGGIVAVARVVRLVREYGTKAHILHVSSAEEADLLSAAAAEGLPLTFEVTGHHLSFTHDDTTRRGPRTRLSPAIRDSRDQRRLWRAVLEGEAATIGSDHAPHTVEEKNRPPAEAPPGLPGVQELATAVWTGLRMRDTAPDEAAAHLARLMGDGPARLFDLPGKGRLVPGADADLALLDPDERWQFSARDVRSLCGWSAYEGWTFTGRFTTTLKDGRVVWDLREGFTGRPSGRWLRGAARPLEAAR
- a CDS encoding flavin reductase family protein — translated: MTGTLLAGRPAHGTAREVAEAFRAAMSAMAAPVTLVTCYDDQGAARGLTASAVASLSLDPPLFLVCLDRRSRTHDALTGADAFTVHLLAPGDEHLVAGFTRPLEERFDGMALAADPHPAPVLRDAALTLRCLRHDLLEGGDHTILVGRVAGVDGDPGRAGGLLWHRRGFAHARRP